Within Plectropomus leopardus isolate mb unplaced genomic scaffold, YSFRI_Pleo_2.0 unplaced_scaffold6856, whole genome shotgun sequence, the genomic segment aaataaatccttaattcaccaagttacaGGCAAAAAACctgctgttattccccacagtctctttCTGCCAGCTAgctgccggctgtttacagtcctttaACTTCCTCCACCACAAGGTGTCttggtgtctttcagctcagcttctTGTTCCACCAGTAAAGACCAGAGACTGTGCcttggtggtgcatgctgtgcactacattcaatgagtttaatagaaaaaatagcACCTGTATTTTGGAAATTGTGCCTTCAAGACTTCTTCATATCCTGGTTTACTGTTACATGGTAATAGCACCCAAACCCAAGGGATATGACAAATTTGACAGCCTGTTTCTAGTTCGTCTCAGCATgatgtaaatttaatttaatttaattttttaacataacatcCCAACTTACGACATACTTACATAACTTCTCCCTTCACCATTAAGTGACTTAATAattctaaaactgtattttgtaaCTCTTCAGACCTCCCCTCAGTGTCTCTCCTCCAGAAGTCTCCATCCTCTCCCGTCAGCTGCCACGCTACAGGTTTCTTCCCCAACAGAGCCGTCATGTTCtggaggaaagacagagaggagattCATGAGGACGTGGACCTCGGAGAGATCCTCCCCAACCACGATGGATCCTTCCAGATGAGCATTGACCTGAACGTTTCATCAGTCACACCTGAAGACTGGAGGAGGTACGACTGTGTGTTTCATCTCTCTGGTGTGAAAGATGACATCGTCACTAAACTGGACAAAGCAGTG encodes:
- the LOC121939959 gene encoding major histocompatibility complex class I-related gene protein-like, producing the protein IAEKPQAEIIKQEWNENIVHMESWTRHLNKECVARLKMFLNYGKNLQRKDLPSVSLLQKSPSSPVSCHATGFFPNRAVMFWRKDREEIHEDVDLGEILPNHDGSFQMSIDLNVSSVTPEDWRRYDCVFHLSGVKDDIVTKLDKAVIRTNWGKMVSTKDK